Proteins encoded together in one Calditrichota bacterium window:
- a CDS encoding Glu/Leu/Phe/Val dehydrogenase, giving the protein MATKSFNAFEMAQAQFDQTAKQLGLDQATCELLRQPLREYSFAIPVRMDNGTTQVFRGFRVQHNDARGPGKGGIRFHPMETLDTVRALSMWMTWKCSVVDIPLGGSKGGVICDPHNLSGREQEQICRGWVRQLAQDIGPDRDVPAPDVMTNAQHMLWMLDEYETIRGARFPGLITGKPVGMGGSLGRTEATGYGVVFTVREALREMNIKPADTIASVQGFGNVAQYAIQLYTQLGGKVIAISYWDQKEQTPRTLRKKEGIDLGALLKITDRFGGVDKDKATDLGYEVLPGEAWIEQEVDILFPSAMENQITAANVNKISKRVKIIAEGANGPTTPDADIEIHKRGIFMLPDLLANAGGVTCSYFEQVQSNMNYFWEKDEVLGKLDTKMTSAYLRVSELARKKKLYMRDAAYTIAVDRVAKACRDRGWV; this is encoded by the coding sequence ATGGCTACTAAGTCATTCAACGCGTTCGAAATGGCGCAAGCGCAATTCGATCAAACAGCAAAACAGCTCGGACTCGATCAGGCGACCTGCGAGCTATTACGCCAACCGCTTCGGGAGTACTCATTTGCTATACCCGTGAGAATGGACAACGGCACAACACAGGTCTTCCGCGGTTTCAGGGTCCAGCACAACGACGCGCGAGGCCCGGGTAAGGGCGGCATTCGGTTTCACCCTATGGAAACGCTCGATACGGTTCGCGCGTTGTCAATGTGGATGACCTGGAAGTGCAGCGTCGTAGACATCCCCTTGGGCGGCAGCAAAGGCGGCGTAATCTGCGATCCGCACAATCTCAGCGGCCGTGAGCAAGAGCAAATTTGCCGTGGATGGGTCCGGCAACTCGCGCAAGACATTGGACCGGATCGAGATGTTCCGGCTCCTGACGTGATGACCAATGCCCAGCACATGCTCTGGATGCTTGACGAGTACGAAACGATTCGCGGAGCGAGATTCCCGGGATTGATCACGGGCAAGCCGGTCGGTATGGGGGGATCTTTGGGCCGTACTGAAGCCACCGGATATGGTGTCGTCTTCACCGTGCGAGAAGCCCTGCGAGAGATGAACATCAAGCCGGCAGACACGATTGCAAGTGTTCAGGGATTTGGAAACGTGGCACAGTACGCGATCCAACTTTATACGCAACTTGGCGGCAAAGTCATCGCTATCTCCTATTGGGACCAAAAGGAACAGACTCCGCGCACCCTGCGAAAGAAAGAGGGAATTGATCTGGGCGCGTTGCTGAAGATCACCGACCGTTTTGGCGGAGTCGACAAAGATAAGGCTACGGACCTCGGCTACGAAGTCCTGCCGGGTGAAGCTTGGATTGAGCAAGAGGTCGATATTCTATTCCCCTCAGCAATGGAAAATCAGATAACCGCCGCAAACGTCAACAAGATTTCAAAAAGAGTTAAGATCATCGCCGAAGGCGCGAATGGGCCGACCACTCCGGATGCGGACATCGAGATCCACAAGCGCGGCATTTTCATGCTTCCCGATCTATTGGCCAATGCGGGCGGAGTGACGTGCAGCTACTTTGAGCAAGTGCAGAGCAACATGAATTACTTCTGGGAGAAGGATGAAGTACTCGGCAAACTGGATACTAAGATGACGTCCGCATATTTGCGTGTCAGCGAACTTGCGAGAAAGAAGAAGCTGTATATGCGTGACGCCGCCTACACGATTGCCGTGGACCGCGTTGCAAAAGCGTGCCGTGACCGAGGTTGGGTGTAA